One Paenibacillus riograndensis SBR5 DNA segment encodes these proteins:
- a CDS encoding sugar phosphate isomerase/epimerase family protein: MLKIGLQLYTLREELEQDFEGTIRKVAELGYAGVEFFHYFGRTAEQVNALLQETGLTALGAHRPYDAMLNDTEQEISFNLSIGNRNLIVPYLTEEQRNWEEVAVNLRKIGEQCSARGAVLSYHNHDFEFKEQFGGRTAFDGIFEEVPADLLQVEMDTCWVYYAGYDPVEYIHKYAGRLPIIHLKDMKKREDGSAETVVLGEGEVKLEAILEAADAAGAEWAVVEQDFCSRSPLESVADSMKWIRAYANQGGKVHV; encoded by the coding sequence ATGCTTAAGATCGGCTTGCAGCTGTATACGCTGAGAGAAGAACTGGAACAGGATTTCGAAGGGACGATCCGCAAGGTCGCGGAGCTTGGATATGCCGGCGTGGAGTTTTTTCACTATTTTGGCCGGACAGCAGAGCAAGTGAATGCGCTGCTGCAGGAAACAGGACTTACCGCGCTCGGCGCGCATCGTCCATATGATGCCATGCTGAATGACACGGAGCAGGAAATCAGCTTCAATCTGTCTATTGGCAACCGTAACCTGATCGTGCCTTATTTGACTGAAGAGCAGCGGAATTGGGAAGAGGTTGCCGTTAATCTGCGGAAGATCGGGGAGCAATGCAGCGCCCGCGGCGCCGTGCTTTCTTATCATAATCATGATTTTGAATTCAAAGAGCAGTTTGGCGGACGCACCGCGTTTGACGGCATTTTTGAGGAAGTGCCTGCGGATCTGCTGCAAGTGGAAATGGATACCTGCTGGGTGTATTATGCGGGGTATGATCCGGTAGAGTATATTCACAAATACGCCGGACGTCTGCCGATTATCCATCTGAAGGATATGAAAAAACGTGAAGACGGCTCGGCTGAGACCGTCGTCCTGGGTGAAGGGGAAGTTAAGCTCGAGGCCATTCTGGAGGCGGCGGATGCCGCAGGAGCAGAGTGGGCAGTAGTGGAGCAGGATTTCTGCAGCCGTTCACCGCTTGAAAGTGTAGCAGACAGTATGAAATGGATTAGAGCATATGCCAACCAAGGAGGAAAAGTTCATGTCTAA
- a CDS encoding Gfo/Idh/MocA family protein has protein sequence MSNKLKIAIIGCGGIANGKHMPSLSRQNNAEMVAFCDIIEERAQEAAKTYGTEDAAVYTDFREMLAAGGFDIVHVCTPNDSHSVISIAALEAGNHVMCEKPMAKTTAQAQEMLEAARRTGKKLSIAYQNRYRSDSEYLKGLCESGELGDIYYGKAIALRRRAVPTWGVFLDEEKQGGGPLIDIGTHALDLTLWLMDNYKPRMVVGSTFHKLGQKKNAANAFGPWDPEQFKVEDSAFGFITMENGATISLESSWALNVSEFREAQTLLAGTEGGADMKDGLRLNGERAGRLYETKVDLSSGGVAFYSGGAESESDREARLWLEAVSEDKEPVVKPEQALVVTQILEAIYESARTGRAVYFDGSSDK, from the coding sequence ATGTCTAACAAACTCAAAATTGCTATTATCGGTTGCGGTGGTATCGCAAACGGCAAACATATGCCAAGCCTGTCCCGTCAGAACAATGCAGAAATGGTGGCTTTTTGCGACATCATAGAGGAACGGGCACAGGAGGCGGCGAAAACTTACGGTACGGAGGATGCAGCCGTATACACAGATTTCCGTGAGATGCTGGCCGCTGGCGGATTCGATATCGTTCATGTATGTACACCTAACGACAGCCATTCCGTAATTTCAATAGCTGCATTGGAGGCCGGCAATCATGTAATGTGCGAAAAGCCAATGGCCAAAACAACGGCACAGGCTCAGGAAATGCTCGAAGCTGCCCGCCGTACAGGCAAAAAGCTCTCGATTGCTTACCAGAACCGTTACCGCTCGGATAGTGAATATCTGAAGGGGCTCTGCGAGAGTGGCGAGCTCGGCGATATCTACTACGGTAAGGCGATTGCGCTGCGCCGCCGTGCAGTTCCGACATGGGGGGTATTCCTGGATGAAGAGAAGCAGGGCGGAGGCCCGCTGATCGATATCGGGACACACGCGCTTGATCTTACGCTGTGGCTGATGGATAATTATAAGCCGCGTATGGTAGTAGGCTCCACGTTCCACAAGCTGGGACAGAAGAAAAATGCAGCAAATGCCTTCGGTCCATGGGACCCGGAGCAATTCAAGGTGGAAGATTCTGCGTTTGGCTTCATTACTATGGAAAACGGGGCTACAATCTCCCTGGAATCCAGTTGGGCGCTGAATGTATCGGAGTTCCGTGAAGCCCAAACCCTCCTCGCCGGTACCGAGGGCGGTGCGGATATGAAGGACGGCTTGCGTTTGAACGGAGAACGTGCCGGCCGTCTGTACGAAACCAAAGTAGATCTGTCCTCCGGCGGCGTTGCCTTCTACAGCGGAGGTGCGGAGAGCGAATCCGACCGTGAAGCCCGCCTGTGGCTGGAAGCCGTAAGCGAAGACAAAGAACCGGTGGTCAAACCGGAACAGGCTTTGGTAGTTACACAAATTCTTGAAGCAATCTATGAATCCGCGCGCACGGGCCGTGCGGTGTACTTCGACGGAAGCTCAGACAAATAA
- a CDS encoding TIGR00266 family protein — protein MKYDVLYEGAFAMLKVHLNPGESVKAEMGAMVAMSPGVELRGTVDGGLMRGLGRMLSGEKFFFQELTATRGQSEVLLSPGAIGDIQAIELDGSYKLYVQKDGFLAGTHGIQVNTKMQNLTRGLFSGEGFFIIEISGSGTVFLSSFGAIHAINLGPGEEMIIDNGHLVAWPGYMDYKVEKAASGWLNSLTSGEALVCRFRGEGVVLVQSRNPGSFGTWIKSFVPSRP, from the coding sequence ATGAAATACGACGTATTATACGAAGGTGCTTTTGCTATGCTAAAGGTCCATTTGAATCCGGGTGAAAGCGTCAAAGCAGAGATGGGGGCTATGGTCGCCATGTCGCCGGGTGTGGAGCTCCGGGGAACCGTTGACGGAGGCCTGATGCGGGGGCTGGGCAGAATGCTCAGCGGCGAGAAATTTTTCTTCCAGGAGCTGACGGCAACGCGGGGACAAAGTGAAGTGCTGCTCTCTCCCGGCGCCATCGGTGATATTCAGGCTATCGAGCTCGACGGATCGTACAAGCTGTATGTGCAGAAGGACGGCTTCCTCGCCGGAACGCATGGCATTCAGGTCAACACGAAGATGCAGAATCTGACGCGCGGACTGTTCTCCGGGGAAGGATTTTTCATTATTGAAATCAGCGGCAGCGGCACTGTGTTCCTCTCATCATTCGGGGCCATTCATGCAATCAATCTGGGACCGGGCGAAGAAATGATCATCGATAACGGGCATCTGGTGGCTTGGCCGGGTTATATGGATTACAAGGTGGAAAAAGCCGCCTCCGGCTGGCTCAACAGCTTAACGAGTGGTGAAGCGCTGGTCTGCCGATTCCGCGGCGAAGGCGTAGTACTGGTGCAGTCCCGCAATCCGGGCAGCTTTGGGACATGGATCAAATCTTTTGTGCCCTCCAGACCTTAG
- a CDS encoding Fur family transcriptional regulator produces the protein MNPIANISQQFAAHHYKLTPQREAIVRVLLDNEKDHLSVEEVYMLVKNSYPHLGLATVYRTLELLCELHIVEKMNFGDGVARYDLRGDDHAHMHHHLICNVCGRLEEIKDDWLLELELRLEREYGFNVTDHRLDFKGTYNSCKRSGCKGEKSCQAVS, from the coding sequence GTGAACCCGATTGCTAATATCAGTCAGCAGTTTGCTGCGCATCATTATAAATTAACGCCACAGCGCGAGGCTATCGTCAGAGTTCTGCTAGATAATGAGAAGGATCATTTGAGCGTGGAAGAGGTCTACATGCTGGTGAAGAACAGCTATCCGCATCTTGGACTTGCAACAGTATATCGTACCCTGGAATTGCTGTGTGAGCTTCATATTGTAGAGAAGATGAATTTTGGGGATGGCGTAGCCCGCTATGATCTGCGGGGGGATGATCATGCCCATATGCACCATCATCTGATTTGCAATGTGTGCGGCAGGCTGGAGGAAATCAAGGACGATTGGCTCCTTGAGCTGGAGCTGCGGCTGGAACGGGAATACGGCTTTAACGTTACCGATCACCGGCTGGATTTCAAAGGCACCTACAATTCATGCAAACGAAGCGGCTGCAAAGGGGAGAAGTCTTGTCAGGCTGTCTCTTAA
- a CDS encoding AraC family transcriptional regulator produces the protein MTQTAPCHILSAGFSVHRKPFHMTGGDSVYYYLLRLQTEGRSRTMVNGVLTTVESGDLMLFAPSDPYYLSIDKESYPVGKPRIESGDYHIFCGGPWIEEWWTRKQRPLVLPMPLSDYFLGLFRQIVLEQRRLSNPSPEISACYLQILCLEIDRLMSEQPAVSPKGYLAYRMKQYVEEHAAYPFRLEDVAGHVDISVSRAVHLFKEAFGTTIVKYVNDVRLDMARERITFSPMPLEHVSETCGFANYTYFHRLFRSRFGMSPKQYRAYSRQAETASLP, from the coding sequence ATGACACAAACTGCACCCTGCCATATACTATCCGCCGGATTTTCTGTCCACCGCAAGCCGTTTCATATGACGGGCGGTGACAGTGTCTATTATTATCTGCTGCGCCTGCAGACCGAAGGCCGCAGCCGGACAATGGTCAACGGCGTTCTGACCACCGTGGAGAGCGGCGACCTCATGCTGTTCGCTCCAAGCGACCCTTATTACCTAAGCATCGACAAAGAGAGCTATCCCGTAGGCAAGCCGCGGATTGAAAGCGGTGATTATCATATCTTTTGCGGAGGGCCCTGGATTGAGGAATGGTGGACCCGCAAGCAGCGTCCGCTGGTGCTTCCAATGCCGCTCAGCGACTATTTTCTTGGCCTCTTCCGGCAAATCGTGCTGGAGCAGCGCCGCCTGTCCAACCCCTCGCCGGAAATTTCAGCCTGTTATCTGCAGATATTATGCCTGGAAATTGACCGGCTGATGTCTGAACAGCCTGCGGTGTCGCCCAAAGGCTATCTGGCTTACCGTATGAAGCAATATGTAGAGGAGCATGCCGCGTATCCGTTCCGTCTTGAGGATGTGGCCGGGCATGTGGATATCAGCGTCTCCCGGGCGGTTCATCTGTTCAAGGAGGCTTTTGGCACAACCATTGTCAAGTATGTCAACGATGTCAGGCTGGATATGGCGCGGGAGCGGATTACCTTCAGCCCGATGCCGCTGGAGCATGTCTCCGAGACCTGCGGCTTCGCCAACTACACTTATTTTCACCGCTTGTTCCGGAGCCGGTTCGGAATGTCTCCCAAGCAATACCGCGCATACAGCCGGCAAGCAGAAACGGCCTCGCTGCCGTAA